The proteins below come from a single Penaeus monodon isolate SGIC_2016 chromosome 23, NSTDA_Pmon_1, whole genome shotgun sequence genomic window:
- the LOC119588109 gene encoding serine proteinase stubble-like, whose product MKAILAVVVLGCVNAVCCRQLPDTATRDNRACQCGVANPTRIVGGTEVSPAHKYPWQVGLGKDGYYGYSCGGSIINNRYVLTAAHCFFDQYGSRLSDEGLVVGVGDHVMTSSDDDVAGVTKFIPVAKVILHENYKPSAYDYDIALLQLGQTLDLASQKQVRAVCLPDDDSKTYAGMNAVASGWGALKENGSQPDALREVTLPILDPSCWGQSVTERXXXXXXXXXXXXXXXXXXXXXXXXEESSKFVQAGVVSFGDGCAKAESPGVYARVSKFLAWIKEKTADATYC is encoded by the exons ATGAAGGCTATCCTAGCAGTCGTTGTGCTG GGTTGCGTCAACGCGGTCTGCTGCAGGCAGCTTCCCGACACAGCCACAAGGGATAACCGAGCCTGCCAGTGTGGTGTGGCCAACCCCACGCGCATCGTGGGCGGGACGGAGGTGTCCCCCGCTCACAAGTACCCATGGCAAGTAGGCCTTGGGAAGGACGGCTACTATGGCTATAGCTGCGGGGGATCTATTATCAACAACCGCTACGTTCTGACGGCCGCCCACTGTTTCTTCGACCAGTACGGAAGCCGCCTCTCGGACGAGGGGCTCGTGGtcggcgttggcgatcatgtcaTGACTTCGTCGGACGATGACGTGGCAGGAGTAACCAAGTTCATCCCGGTGGCCAAGGTCATCCTTCACGAAAACTACAAGCCAAGCGCTTATGACTACGACATCGCGCTGCTGCAGCTGGGTCAGACGCTCGATCTGGCGAGTCAGAAGCAAGTTCGGGCTGTGTGCCTGCCCGACGACGACTCCAAGACCTACGCAGGCATGAACGCCGTCGCCTCGGGGTGGGGCGCCCTGAAGGAAAATGGCTCCCAGCCAGACGCGCTGAGAGAGGTCACGCTGCCCATCCTGGACCCGAGCTGCTGGGGCCAGTCGGTGACCGAAAGGNNNNNNNNNNNNNNNNNNNNNNNNNNNNNNNNNNNNNNNNNNNNNNNNNNNNNNNNNNNNNNNNNNNNNNNGGAGGAGAGCAGCAAGTTTGTCCAAGCTGGAGTAGTGTCTTTTGGCGATGGCTGCGCCAAGGCTGAGAGCCCAGGTGTCTACGCTCGAGTGTCCAAGTTCCTGGCATGGATCAAGGAGAAGACAGCGGACGCCACCTACTGCTGA
- the LOC119588108 gene encoding transmembrane protease serine 9-like gives MCSLALLVLIGVSAVSCRQLPDSLGVGEYGFLMNSDYDRQYDYYTGPTEAPRTTKAPTTKAPITKAPTIKPPDSGACRCGVANPTRIVGGTEVSPAHKYPWQVGLGKDGYYGYSCGGSIINNRYVLTAAHCFFDQYGSRLSDEGLVVGVGDHVMTSSDDDVAGVTKFIPVAKVILHENYKPSAYDYDIALLQLGQTLDLASQKQVRAVCLPDDDSKTYAGMNAVASGWGALKENGSQPDALREVTLPILDPSCWGQSVTERMLCAGYKEGGKDTCQGDSGGSLCVEESSKFVQVGVVSFGDGCAKAESPGVYARVSKFLAWIKEKTADATYC, from the exons AtgtgctcgctcgctctcctcgtGCTG ATTGGAGTTAGCGCCGTTTCTTGCAGGCAGCTCCCAGACTCACTTGGTGTGGGCGAGTATGGCTTTCTGATGAATTCAGATTATGACAGGCAATACGACTACTACACAGGACCGACGGAGGCGCCCCGAACAACCAAAGCCCCGACAACTAAAGCCCCAATAACCAAAGCTCCGACAATCAAGCCACCAGACTCTGGAGCTTGCCGGTGCGGCGTGGCCAACCCCACGCGCATCGTGGGCGGGACGGAGGTGTCCCCCGCTCACAAGTACCCATGGCAAGTAGGCCTTGGGAAGGACGGCTACTATGGCTATAGCTGCGGGGGATCTATTATCAACAACCGCTACGTTCTGACGGCCGCCCACTGTTTCTTCGACCAGTACGGAAGCCGCCTCTCGGACGAGGGGCTCGTGGtcggcgttggcgatcatgtcaTGACTTCGTCGGACGATGACGTGGCAGGAGTAACCAAGTTCATCCCGGTGGCCAAGGTCATCCTTCACGAAAACTACAAGCCAAGCGCTTATGACTACGACATCGCGCTGCTGCAGCTGGGTCAGACGCTCGATCTGGCGAGTCAGAAGCAAGTTCGGGCTGTGTGCCTGCCCGACGACGACTCCAAGACCTACGCAGGCATGAACGCCGTCGCCTCGGGGTGGGGCGCCCTGAAGGAAAATGGCTCCCAGCCAGACGCGCTGAGAGAGGTCACGCTGCCCATCCTGGACCCGAGCTGCTGGGGCCAGTCGGTGACCGAAAGGATGCTGTGCGCAGGATACAAGGAGGGTGGTAAGGATACCTGCCAGGGAGACTCCGGAGGGTCTCTGTGTGTGGAGGAGAGCAGCAAGTTTGTCCAAGTTGGAGTAGTGTCTTTTGGCGATGGCTGCGCCAAGGCTGAGAGCCCAGGTGTCTACGCTCGAGTGTCCAAGTTCCTGGCATGGATCAAGGAGAAGACAGCGGACGCCACCTACTGCTGA